One Pseudomonadota bacterium genomic window, ACTGGGGCGCAGGTCTTGCAATGCGCGAATCTCTTCGCTACACTGATCGTATGGAGATCTCATCGGCGGCCAGCACACTTGCATCTGGGCTCGACCTGCAGATGCGACGGCTCGAGGCATCGGCCGTCAACGTCGCCAACGTGGCGACACCGGGGTATGAGCCCACGACCGTGGTCGGTCAGACCACGCCCGGCGGAGGGGTCTCTCCGCTCGCCGTCCCCGCGTCCATCTTCCCCATGAGCGGTCTTACTGACGCCGCGGCAATCGCCGTCAGCGGAACCGACCTCGCGTTCGAGGTCGTGACCCAGATCACGGCCTTGTCGGCCTATCAGGCGCAGGTCAACGCGTTCCGCTCCATCGACGAGGCCGAGCGCAGCTTCATCGACGGCCTGCGCGCGTAGCCGCGGGTCACGTCTCTCACACCGCTCGCGCAGGGTCTCTGGGGTCGGGCCTCACCCCGCCGAAGTGTCAGCGCTCGAGACGCGCCACGATGAAGTACTGATAGGGGAGAAACGTCGGCTCGTCGGCGATGCCAAAGCCGGCATCGCGCAGCTCCTTCTCCACCAGGGCTCTGGGCAGGCGTTCCTGCGCCTTCGGCCCGATGGGCGAGGTCGGCAGGAAGTCGACGATGGCGATTCGCCCCCCCGACTTGAGTGCGCGGGCGATCTTTGCGTAGTACTGCGGACGACTCTCGATGTGGTGGAGCGTGTTGACGATCAGAACGAGATCGACGCTGCCCTCGGCCAGCTGCGGGTCGTCTGGTGGCACCACCCGAGGACGCAGGTTGGGCTGCTTCTCGCGCCGTGCCCGTGTGGCCATGTAGTCGACCAGTGACGGCGCCACATCGAGGGCCCAGACGGTCCCCGTGGGCCCCACCGCCGTCGCCAGGCGTCGGGCGAAGTAGCCCGTGCTCGCGCCGATGTCGGCCACGGTCTGGCCCGGTGCGAGACGCAGGCTGGCCACGACCTCGTCCGGCTTCTGCCACGCGGCGCGGTCCGGTGCCTCGAAGGCAGTGACCGAACGGTCGACATCGCTGAAGTCGTGGTGCCCGTGGTGTCGCGCCTCCACGGATGGAGAGGGCGTCGCAATCTGGCCGTGCGCACGCGGCGCGGCGAACGCAAGGGCGGCGAGCAAGACGACTGAGGAGAGCGCACGGGTCAGACGCATCGTGTAAGAAGGCCTCTCAGGCAGGGTCGATCTCAGGGGGCCGGATGTATCACGAGGGTTTCTGTGCCCCTGGTGCCGGGCGTGACGTAGGAGAACAGGCCGAGGGCCTCAGGGACCAGGGTGCGCCCCTGGCTCTCGGTGGCGGAGGCCATGGCGTCCTTGTTGGCCGGCAGGGCGATGAGGAGCTGCCCGCAGGCAAGCGCGCGCTCCTTTCCTGTCAGTGAGTCGGAGACGAAGCCGATGAGCGTTCCGTCTGTTGTCAGGCCGTATGCTGACGCGCGCGTCGGGATGCGGAGCTTCGGGTGCATGTGCGCTTCGTCAGGGCGGGCCACCAGGTCGCCGTCATTGCGGTCGATGGCGCAGGTCACCCGGGTTGCGAGGTTCAGGGCATGGGAAGACGGGTCACCCTGGGGTTCGATGGCCAGATAGCCTTTGCCGTGAACTTCCACCGAGATCGCGCTGTCAAGCGAAAAGCGCCGGAACGTGCTGCTCGTGAGCAGCGGATCGTTCGGGTCGAGTGCGCGAAAACGACGCTCCTCGTGCTTGTCGGAGAATCGGGGGAAGCAGCCGCCGTCGGTGCTCGACGCACTCAAGCCGGCCCGTTGCGTGGGGTCACCATAGCCTTCGGGCTCGACATACCTGACGTGGCTCGAGGCCCCGCTCGCCTCGCCGCGGGAGGCCGTGTGCTGCACATTGTGCAGGGCCCATCCGAGGGTCCCGGCGATGCAGATCACGATGAGGAGGGTGGTGCCGTCTCGTCCCAG contains:
- a CDS encoding methyltransferase domain-containing protein translates to MRLTRALSSVVLLAALAFAAPRAHGQIATPSPSVEARHHGHHDFSDVDRSVTAFEAPDRAAWQKPDEVVASLRLAPGQTVADIGASTGYFARRLATAVGPTGTVWALDVAPSLVDYMATRARREKQPNLRPRVVPPDDPQLAEGSVDLVLIVNTLHHIESRPQYYAKIARALKSGGRIAIVDFLPTSPIGPKAQERLPRALVEKELRDAGFGIADEPTFLPYQYFIVARLER